The Paeniglutamicibacter sulfureus genome includes a region encoding these proteins:
- a CDS encoding GntR family transcriptional regulator translates to METSLELVRTGSPKYVVLAKVLAEQIRMDLSIGAPLPTERELQVSYQVSRDTVRRAIARLAAAGLVYNVQGSGTYVADPSQIRKGTRLTGFSQDMAERGFKASSRTLDCRIEPCPAETARALGMEEGSEVLLLRRLRLADGAPMALETARLVPGLFGEALPDPEGSLDAQLAAHGQRIMRAGQSITATNLSVAEAHLLDQPVGAAALRVDRVGFTDQGRAIEATETLYRGDRYGYETTVERDPA, encoded by the coding sequence ATGGAGACTTCACTCGAATTGGTTCGGACCGGATCGCCGAAATACGTGGTTTTGGCCAAGGTCCTGGCCGAGCAGATCCGCATGGACCTTTCCATCGGCGCGCCGTTGCCGACCGAACGGGAGCTGCAGGTTAGCTACCAGGTCAGCCGCGACACCGTGCGGCGGGCCATCGCCAGGCTGGCGGCGGCGGGGCTTGTCTACAACGTGCAGGGGTCGGGAACCTATGTCGCTGATCCCTCGCAGATCCGCAAGGGCACGCGCCTGACCGGCTTCAGCCAGGACATGGCCGAGCGCGGATTCAAGGCATCCTCCCGCACCCTGGACTGCAGGATCGAGCCGTGCCCGGCCGAGACCGCCCGGGCGCTCGGCATGGAGGAGGGTTCCGAGGTATTGCTGCTGCGCAGGCTGCGGCTGGCCGACGGTGCACCCATGGCGCTGGAAACCGCGCGGCTGGTGCCCGGCCTGTTCGGCGAGGCACTCCCCGATCCGGAGGGTTCGCTGGATGCGCAGCTGGCCGCACACGGCCAGCGCATCATGCGGGCCGGCCAAAGCATCACGGCAACCAACCTCTCGGTCGCCGAGGCGCACCTCCTTGACCAGCCCGTGGGTGCCGCCGCCCTGCGGGTGGACCGCGTGGGCTTCACCGACCAAGGCCGGGCCATCGAGGCCACCGAGACCCTGTACCGCGGGGACCGCTATGGCTACGAAACCACCGTAGAACGGGACCCGGCCTAA
- a CDS encoding FadR/GntR family transcriptional regulator, with translation MSAAQPSGRQARANAANRLQALQQEIMELILERGLVPGDPLPTEHELVEVLGVGRNTVRESLKVLQALGIVDVRHGYGMFVATKQLGALAATLEFHSRLSLRNGGHEAMELVEVRQALESGLIGAAIDAMTAPALEAVRAAVEDMEARAEAGLPLSEADKRFHRGLFEPLENGMLTNLLGVFWSAYSKLHEQMDPTDDLLVETARNHREIYEAVAAGDKAKAGELMAGHFDGIRGLIHTTVGGE, from the coding sequence ATGAGCGCAGCACAGCCAAGCGGCCGGCAGGCACGGGCCAATGCGGCCAACCGGCTGCAGGCCCTGCAGCAGGAAATCATGGAATTGATCCTGGAGCGCGGGCTCGTTCCGGGCGATCCGCTGCCCACCGAGCATGAGCTCGTCGAGGTGCTGGGCGTGGGGCGCAACACCGTGCGCGAATCGCTCAAGGTGCTCCAGGCCCTGGGCATCGTGGATGTGCGGCACGGCTACGGAATGTTCGTGGCCACCAAGCAGCTCGGCGCGCTCGCCGCTACCCTCGAGTTCCACTCGCGGCTCTCGCTGCGCAACGGCGGACACGAGGCAATGGAACTTGTCGAGGTCCGCCAGGCCCTCGAATCCGGTTTGATCGGCGCCGCCATTGACGCGATGACGGCGCCCGCGCTGGAGGCCGTGCGCGCCGCGGTGGAGGACATGGAGGCCAGGGCCGAGGCCGGCCTGCCACTGAGCGAGGCGGACAAGCGTTTCCACCGCGGGCTCTTTGAGCCGCTGGAAAACGGGATGCTCACCAACCTGCTGGGGGTCTTCTGGTCCGCCTATTCCAAGCTGCACGAGCAAATGGACCCGACCGACGACCTGCTCGTCGAGACCGCCCGCAACCACCGGGAAATCTATGAGGCAGTGGCCGCGGGCGACAAGGCGAAAGCGGGAGAACTCATGGCAGGTCACTTTGACGGGATCCGCGGACTGATCCACACCACCGTCGGCGGTGAGTGA
- a CDS encoding ABC transporter substrate-binding protein, whose amino-acid sequence MKQHNEVMNMASSRRNFLKIAGAMGVAGAFAATLSACGPSGATGTATTGAAGAAGTKPIEAGMSYALSTGFDPMTSSGATPMAANLHIFEGLTELHPSTRERYLALAAAEPVKVGELGYEIKLRSGATFHNGDPVTVEDVVYSFDRVLDAKNASLFAQFIPFIDKVAAKGEDTVSFTLKYPFPLFAERISIVKIVPKKLASADQAGFDAAPVGTGPYKLISAVKDDKIVFEKFEAYNGPMAAKAPGMTWFLLSDAAARVTAVESGRVQAIEDVPYLDIERLKANATVESVQSFGLLFLMFNCAEKPFDNKLVRQALHYGLDTQTVIDRALLGNATAASSFVQENHPGYHRASTVYTYDPDKAASLLKEAGVTELSFELLTTDTSWVKDAAPVIIESWNKLPGVKVTLKSMQSGALYPDHVDSGTFRVVAAPGDPSVFGNDLDLLLSWWYRGTVWPQDRFRWHESKEYATVQKQLDDAVRAADPVAAQKVWNQVIDLIAEQAPLYPILHRMLPTAWNPDTLTGFRPLPTTGLSFVDVAHA is encoded by the coding sequence ATGAAGCAACACAACGAAGTAATGAACATGGCCAGCTCCCGCCGCAATTTCCTCAAGATCGCCGGGGCCATGGGCGTTGCCGGCGCCTTTGCCGCGACCCTCTCGGCCTGCGGACCCAGCGGCGCCACCGGCACCGCGACCACCGGGGCGGCAGGTGCCGCAGGGACCAAGCCGATCGAGGCAGGCATGTCCTACGCCCTGTCCACCGGGTTCGACCCGATGACCTCTTCGGGCGCCACCCCGATGGCCGCGAACCTGCACATCTTCGAGGGCCTGACCGAGCTGCACCCCTCCACCCGCGAACGCTACCTGGCCCTGGCCGCCGCCGAACCCGTCAAGGTCGGCGAGCTGGGCTACGAGATCAAGCTGCGCTCCGGTGCCACCTTCCACAACGGCGACCCGGTCACCGTCGAAGACGTCGTCTACTCCTTCGACCGCGTGCTGGATGCCAAGAACGCTTCGCTCTTCGCCCAGTTCATTCCCTTCATTGACAAGGTCGCCGCCAAGGGCGAGGACACCGTCTCCTTCACCCTGAAGTACCCCTTCCCGCTCTTCGCCGAGCGCATTTCCATCGTCAAGATCGTGCCCAAGAAGCTGGCCTCCGCCGACCAGGCCGGCTTCGACGCCGCCCCGGTGGGCACCGGACCCTACAAGCTCATCTCCGCGGTCAAGGACGACAAGATCGTCTTCGAGAAGTTCGAGGCCTACAACGGCCCCATGGCCGCCAAGGCCCCGGGCATGACCTGGTTCCTGCTCTCGGATGCCGCCGCCCGCGTCACCGCCGTCGAATCCGGCCGCGTCCAGGCCATCGAGGACGTCCCCTACCTGGACATCGAGCGGCTCAAGGCCAACGCAACCGTCGAGTCCGTGCAGTCCTTCGGCCTGCTCTTCTTGATGTTCAACTGCGCCGAGAAGCCCTTCGACAACAAGCTGGTCCGCCAGGCGCTGCACTACGGCCTGGACACCCAGACCGTGATCGACCGCGCCCTGCTGGGCAACGCGACCGCCGCCAGTTCCTTCGTGCAGGAAAACCACCCGGGCTACCACCGCGCCTCCACCGTCTACACCTATGACCCGGACAAGGCAGCTTCCCTGCTCAAGGAGGCAGGGGTCACCGAGCTTTCCTTCGAGCTGCTGACCACCGACACCTCCTGGGTCAAGGACGCCGCCCCGGTGATCATCGAATCCTGGAACAAGCTTCCCGGCGTCAAGGTCACGCTCAAGTCCATGCAGTCCGGTGCCTTGTATCCGGACCACGTCGACTCGGGCACCTTCCGCGTCGTCGCGGCACCGGGCGATCCCTCGGTCTTCGGCAACGACCTGGACCTGTTGCTTTCTTGGTGGTACCGCGGCACCGTGTGGCCGCAGGACCGCTTCCGTTGGCACGAATCCAAGGAATACGCCACGGTGCAGAAGCAGCTGGATGACGCGGTCCGTGCCGCCGACCCGGTCGCAGCACAGAAGGTCTGGAACCAGGTCATTGACCTGATCGCCGAACAGGCACCGCTCTACCCGATCCTGCACCGCATGCTCCCGACCGCCTGGAACCCCGACACGCTCACCGGCTTCCGCCCGCTGCCGACCACCGGACTTTCCTTCGTGGACGTCGCGCACGCCTAA
- a CDS encoding ABC transporter permease, translated as MGNILRLLGRRLAALPLMILGVTLLVFLVLQFSPGDQATTALGEGASEEAKAAYRTERGLDQPVIAQYIAFLGRLLVLDFGKTTPPAQPISDIIAGAFPLTLQLTFFGVAIAVVLSLLLGVTAALYRDRWPDQGIRVLSIAAVATPSFWLGILLIQWLALGTGTFPSGGFVPFSQDPAGYFRSLALPALALAIPVCASLIRVVRTSMVEEMDKDYVRTAIGNGVPRPEVIRRNVLRNALITPVTVLGLRIGYLLGGAVVIEMIFSLPGMGQLILNGITNNDVSLVQGVTLTIAITFVLVNIAVDLLYLLINPRIRTV; from the coding sequence GTGGGCAATATCCTCCGCCTGCTGGGCCGACGCCTGGCGGCACTGCCACTGATGATCCTGGGCGTCACGCTGCTGGTCTTCCTGGTCCTGCAGTTCTCCCCCGGCGACCAGGCCACCACCGCGCTCGGCGAGGGCGCCAGCGAAGAAGCCAAGGCCGCCTACCGCACCGAACGCGGTCTGGACCAGCCAGTCATCGCCCAATACATCGCCTTCCTGGGCCGCCTGCTGGTGCTCGACTTCGGCAAGACCACCCCGCCGGCCCAGCCGATCTCCGACATCATTGCCGGCGCCTTCCCGCTGACCCTGCAGCTGACCTTCTTCGGCGTCGCCATCGCCGTGGTGCTCTCCCTGCTCCTGGGCGTCACCGCCGCCCTCTACCGCGACCGCTGGCCGGACCAAGGCATCCGCGTGCTCTCCATCGCAGCGGTGGCGACCCCCTCCTTCTGGCTTGGCATCCTGCTGATCCAGTGGCTGGCCCTGGGCACCGGAACCTTCCCCTCCGGCGGCTTCGTCCCCTTTAGTCAGGACCCCGCCGGCTACTTCCGTTCCCTGGCCCTGCCCGCCCTGGCCCTGGCCATCCCGGTCTGCGCCTCGCTGATCCGCGTGGTGCGCACCTCCATGGTGGAGGAGATGGACAAGGACTACGTCCGCACCGCCATCGGCAACGGCGTCCCGCGCCCTGAGGTCATCCGCCGCAACGTCCTGCGCAATGCACTGATCACCCCGGTCACCGTGCTGGGCCTGCGGATCGGCTACCTGCTGGGAGGTGCGGTGGTCATTGAAATGATCTTCTCGCTGCCCGGCATGGGCCAGCTCATCCTCAACGGCATCACCAACAACGATGTCTCCCTGGTCCAGGGCGTCACCCTGACCATCGCCATCACCTTCGTCCTGGTCAACATCGCCGTGGACCTGCTTTACCTGCTTATCAACCCCCGGATTAGGACGGTATGA
- a CDS encoding dipeptide/oligopeptide/nickel ABC transporter permease/ATP-binding protein, whose amino-acid sequence MRYGLADRLSRPGLAFKALPLGSKAALLFLAIVALAAIFAPWLAPHDPLATGIPAQAPSATNPFGTDRLGRDIYSRLLYGARSSLLIGLGAVALAIAIGAVLGAIAATASKWVSESVMRIMDVIMAFPGIALAAVLLATLGNSVPVIIVAIAVIYIPQLARVVRANVMAQWGEDYVRAEQVLGASRLHILVRHVVRNTAAPVLVFATVMVADAIIFEASLSFLGAGVQDPAPSWGNVISYGRTLVLNGAWWATTYAGLLILLTVLCLNVLAEGLTDAMVNPRLRKPAKITEKDNTAAAVLRAESGHAAAIAALSSSPDAATPPLLAAQLEALRTTELGRSDRLHPDTAARPILEVRDLSIRFPDRYGDTAIVDRVSFTVNEGETMGLVGESGCGKSITSLAIMGLLAPNASVTGSIKFEGRELVGPDNRETTREKLFKGLRGEQIAMVYQDALSSLNPSMLIREQMEQLTRRNGRMSPEELLKLVKLDPRRTLRSYPHELSGGQRQRVLIAMALSRSPKLVVADEPTTALDVTVQAQVVDLLNELREQLGFAMVFVSHDLALVASLAHRTTVMYAGQVVESGATGQLLADPRHEYTRGLLGAVLSIESGAQRLHQIPGSVPSPRDFAAGDRFAARSLDPAADPHRALELVQVGSADHYWATTAADSTATSDATSSEGANA is encoded by the coding sequence ATGCGGTACGGACTCGCTGACCGCCTCAGCCGCCCCGGCCTGGCCTTCAAGGCCCTTCCCTTGGGCTCCAAGGCCGCCCTGCTCTTCCTGGCAATCGTTGCCCTCGCCGCGATCTTCGCCCCTTGGCTTGCCCCGCACGACCCGCTGGCCACCGGCATCCCCGCCCAGGCGCCCAGTGCCACCAACCCCTTTGGCACCGACCGGCTGGGCCGGGACATCTACTCGCGCCTGCTCTACGGCGCACGCTCCTCCCTGCTCATCGGCCTGGGCGCCGTGGCCCTGGCCATCGCCATCGGTGCGGTGCTCGGCGCGATCGCAGCAACCGCCTCCAAGTGGGTCAGCGAATCGGTCATGCGCATCATGGATGTCATCATGGCCTTCCCCGGCATCGCGCTCGCCGCCGTCCTGCTGGCAACCCTGGGCAACTCCGTCCCGGTGATCATCGTGGCCATTGCCGTCATCTACATCCCGCAGCTGGCCCGCGTGGTTCGCGCCAACGTCATGGCCCAGTGGGGCGAGGACTACGTCCGCGCCGAACAAGTGCTCGGTGCTTCCCGCCTGCACATCCTGGTGCGGCACGTGGTGCGCAACACCGCGGCCCCGGTGCTGGTCTTCGCCACCGTGATGGTGGCGGATGCCATCATCTTCGAGGCTTCCCTGTCCTTCCTGGGCGCCGGCGTCCAGGACCCCGCCCCCAGCTGGGGCAACGTCATCTCCTATGGCCGCACCCTGGTGCTCAACGGCGCCTGGTGGGCCACCACCTATGCCGGCCTGCTGATCCTGCTCACCGTGCTGTGCCTGAACGTGCTGGCCGAGGGCCTCACCGACGCCATGGTGAACCCGCGGCTGCGCAAGCCGGCGAAGATCACCGAGAAGGACAACACCGCCGCCGCGGTGCTGCGCGCCGAGTCCGGACACGCGGCCGCTATTGCTGCTCTCTCCTCCTCCCCTGATGCGGCGACCCCGCCGCTGCTGGCCGCCCAGCTCGAGGCCCTGCGCACCACCGAACTGGGACGATCCGACCGGCTGCACCCGGACACCGCCGCCCGCCCGATCCTCGAGGTGCGCGATTTGTCCATCCGCTTCCCCGACCGCTACGGCGACACCGCCATTGTTGACCGGGTCTCCTTCACCGTCAACGAGGGCGAGACCATGGGATTGGTCGGCGAGTCCGGTTGCGGCAAGTCGATCACCTCCCTGGCGATCATGGGGCTGTTGGCACCCAACGCCTCGGTCACCGGATCGATCAAGTTCGAGGGCCGCGAACTCGTGGGCCCGGACAACCGGGAGACCACCCGCGAAAAGCTTTTCAAGGGCCTGCGCGGGGAACAGATCGCGATGGTTTACCAGGACGCCCTGTCCTCGTTGAACCCCTCGATGCTGATCCGCGAGCAGATGGAACAGCTGACCCGGCGCAACGGGCGGATGAGCCCGGAGGAATTGCTCAAGCTGGTCAAGCTGGATCCGCGCAGGACGCTGCGCTCCTATCCGCACGAGCTCTCCGGCGGGCAGCGCCAGCGCGTGCTCATTGCCATGGCGCTCTCCCGCTCCCCCAAGCTGGTGGTCGCGGACGAGCCGACCACCGCACTGGATGTCACGGTGCAGGCACAGGTCGTCGACCTGCTCAACGAGCTGCGCGAACAACTCGGCTTCGCCATGGTCTTCGTCAGTCACGACCTGGCGCTGGTGGCCTCCCTGGCGCACCGCACCACCGTCATGTATGCCGGGCAGGTCGTCGAATCCGGCGCCACCGGGCAGCTGCTGGCCGATCCCAGGCACGAATACACGCGCGGGCTGCTCGGCGCGGTGCTCTCCATCGAATCCGGCGCGCAGCGCCTGCACCAGATCCCCGGATCGGTGCCCAGCCCCCGCGACTTCGCCGCCGGGGACCGCTTCGCCGCCCGCTCGCTGGACCCCGCGGCCGATCCGCACCGCGCCTTGGAGCTGGTGCAGGTCGGTTCCGCCGACCACTACTGGGCCACCACTGCCGCCGATTCCACCGCCACCTCCGACGCCACGTCATCCGAAGGAGCCAACGCATGA
- a CDS encoding ABC transporter ATP-binding protein, whose translation MSTTTLAGARGAGVSAAPVLELRDVHVHHRARGGKLFHPTIVRAVNGVDFTIARGETVGIVGESGCGKSTLASVLVGLREPTSGSVLFHDAPFSRRGGARKEFGKAVSIIFQDPATALNPRMTVHDILTDPLLVHGIGTRASRSAKVYELLELVGLPASAAEVSPAQISGGQRQRVAIARALALDPELVIADEPTSALDVSVRAQVLNLLTDLKAKLNLGLVFISHDISTVRYVADRICVMNAGRIVEQGSAAQVFDNPTNDYTRTLLGAAPSLLAAPATTQTPLEEL comes from the coding sequence ATGAGCACCACCACGCTGGCCGGCGCCCGCGGCGCCGGCGTGTCAGCCGCCCCGGTCCTGGAACTGCGGGATGTGCACGTCCACCACCGCGCCCGCGGCGGCAAGCTCTTCCACCCCACCATCGTGCGCGCGGTCAACGGCGTCGACTTCACCATCGCCCGCGGCGAAACCGTGGGCATCGTCGGGGAATCGGGGTGCGGGAAATCCACCCTCGCCTCGGTGCTGGTGGGCCTGCGCGAACCGACCAGCGGCTCGGTGCTCTTCCACGATGCACCGTTCTCCCGCCGCGGGGGCGCCCGCAAGGAATTCGGCAAGGCCGTGTCCATCATCTTCCAGGATCCGGCCACCGCGCTGAACCCGCGGATGACGGTGCACGACATCCTCACCGACCCTTTGCTGGTGCACGGCATCGGCACCCGGGCCTCGCGCTCGGCCAAGGTCTACGAGCTGCTGGAACTGGTGGGCCTGCCGGCCTCCGCCGCGGAGGTCTCCCCCGCGCAGATCTCCGGCGGGCAGCGCCAGCGCGTGGCCATCGCCCGGGCGCTGGCCCTGGATCCCGAACTGGTGATCGCGGACGAGCCGACGTCCGCGCTGGATGTCTCGGTCCGCGCGCAGGTGCTGAACCTGCTCACCGACCTGAAGGCCAAGCTCAACCTGGGACTGGTCTTCATCTCCCACGACATCTCCACCGTCCGCTACGTCGCTGACCGCATCTGCGTGATGAACGCCGGAAGAATCGTGGAGCAGGGCTCCGCCGCCCAGGTCTTCGACAACCCCACCAACGACTACACCCGAACCCTGCTGGGAGCCGCCCCGAGCCTGCTCGCGGCCCCGGCAACCACCCAAACTCCCCTGGAGGAACTATGA
- a CDS encoding dihydrodipicolinate synthase family protein codes for MSTTPAFTGVIPPVVTPRTSAGALDLPGLEAVVEHLVGGGMHGLFPLGSSGETPYLTDAERTQVLACVSSATAGRVPLLVGANEQTTARVIEEARKVAAGGADAVVITTPYYAIFDAAEVKRHFRAVAAAVDLPVFAYDIPVRTHFKLAPELLAELAHEGTLAGVKDSSGNDIAFRQLRLLTRELPGFAMFSGHEVICDAAMLSGADGLVPGLANVDPAGYRRLYDAAVSGNWETAVKEQDRLAELFRIVEVPDASRVSPGAGGLGAFKTALVQLGVIGANTMSQPMESLNAAEAARIGEILSTAGLL; via the coding sequence ATGAGCACCACCCCCGCATTCACCGGCGTCATCCCGCCCGTCGTCACCCCGCGCACCTCCGCCGGCGCCCTGGACCTGCCGGGACTGGAGGCGGTGGTCGAGCACCTGGTGGGCGGCGGCATGCACGGCCTGTTCCCGCTGGGTTCCTCCGGGGAAACCCCGTACCTCACCGACGCCGAGCGCACGCAGGTGCTGGCTTGCGTGTCCTCGGCCACCGCCGGGCGCGTGCCCCTGCTGGTGGGCGCCAACGAACAGACCACCGCCCGGGTGATCGAGGAGGCCCGGAAGGTTGCCGCCGGCGGCGCCGACGCCGTGGTCATCACCACCCCGTACTACGCGATCTTCGATGCCGCGGAGGTCAAGCGGCACTTCCGCGCCGTGGCCGCGGCGGTGGACCTTCCGGTCTTCGCCTACGACATCCCGGTGCGCACCCACTTCAAGCTGGCCCCCGAACTGCTGGCCGAACTCGCCCACGAAGGCACCCTGGCCGGGGTCAAGGACTCCTCCGGCAACGACATCGCCTTCCGCCAGCTGCGCCTGCTCACCCGCGAGCTGCCCGGTTTCGCCATGTTCTCCGGGCACGAGGTCATCTGCGATGCCGCGATGCTCTCGGGCGCCGACGGCCTGGTCCCGGGCCTGGCCAACGTGGACCCCGCCGGCTACCGCAGGCTCTACGACGCCGCGGTGTCCGGAAACTGGGAAACCGCCGTCAAGGAACAGGACCGCCTGGCCGAGCTCTTCCGCATCGTCGAGGTCCCGGATGCCTCCCGCGTCTCCCCCGGCGCCGGCGGCCTGGGCGCGTTCAAGACCGCCCTGGTGCAACTCGGCGTCATCGGCGCCAACACCATGAGCCAGCCCATGGAATCGCTGAACGCCGCCGAGGCAGCGCGCATCGGTGAGATCCTGTCCACCGCCGGGCTGCTCTAG
- a CDS encoding ROK family protein — MAALPPPVPPTAVGIDLGGTKIAAALVGADGTITSRASLPTPAAAGPEAVLDAIAELAAPLLAAAAAAGAPALGVGIGAAGVIDPATATVLSATDHLPGWAGTDLRAGLGARLEIHPSAVHAVNDVHAHALGEGWLGAAAGASSVLLAAFGTGIGGSLLLDGVPLFGARQVGGHLGHVPSVEATGLRCPCGGTGHLEAIASGPSLHALYLRSGGDPAVPDARAVFDRAAAGDLLALSAIDTAATAAGRALGGLANALDPTAVIVSGGLADAGDSWWAPLRAAFAAELIGPLSSLVPQPAALGADAALAGAASLLLAPAASTHLPAFKEPTPCC; from the coding sequence ATGGCAGCGCTTCCCCCGCCGGTCCCTCCCACCGCCGTCGGCATCGACCTGGGCGGCACCAAGATCGCCGCCGCCCTGGTGGGCGCCGACGGCACCATCACCTCCCGGGCCTCGCTGCCCACCCCCGCGGCGGCAGGGCCCGAGGCCGTGCTCGATGCCATCGCCGAGCTTGCCGCGCCGCTCCTGGCTGCGGCCGCCGCCGCCGGTGCCCCGGCCCTCGGGGTCGGCATCGGGGCGGCGGGGGTCATCGACCCTGCCACCGCGACCGTGCTCTCGGCCACCGACCACCTGCCCGGCTGGGCGGGGACCGACCTGCGCGCCGGGCTCGGTGCCCGGCTGGAGATCCACCCCTCTGCAGTGCACGCGGTCAACGACGTGCATGCCCACGCGCTGGGCGAGGGCTGGCTGGGCGCAGCCGCGGGGGCCTCCTCGGTGTTGCTGGCCGCCTTCGGCACCGGCATCGGAGGCTCGCTGCTGCTGGACGGGGTTCCGCTCTTTGGCGCCCGGCAGGTCGGCGGGCATCTGGGGCATGTGCCCAGCGTCGAGGCCACCGGGCTGCGCTGCCCCTGCGGGGGAACCGGACACCTGGAGGCCATCGCCTCCGGGCCTTCGCTGCACGCGCTCTACCTGCGCAGCGGCGGAGACCCGGCGGTGCCCGACGCGCGTGCGGTATTCGACCGCGCCGCCGCCGGGGATCTGCTGGCTTTGTCTGCCATCGACACCGCGGCCACCGCCGCCGGGCGCGCCCTGGGCGGGCTGGCCAATGCGCTGGACCCCACAGCGGTCATCGTTTCCGGCGGCCTGGCGGATGCCGGGGATTCCTGGTGGGCGCCGCTGCGCGCCGCCTTCGCCGCCGAACTCATCGGCCCGCTGTCTTCTTTGGTCCCGCAACCCGCCGCCCTGGGCGCCGACGCCGCGCTGGCCGGGGCCGCCTCCCTGCTGCTGGCCCCCGCCGCTTCCACCCATCTTCCCGCTTTCAAGGAGCCAACCCCGTGCTGTTGA
- a CDS encoding N-acetylmannosamine-6-phosphate 2-epimerase — protein sequence MLTASDLAALKGALIVSAQAYPGEPMRDPRTMAQVAASAVIGGAKAVRVQGLADISATRSAVQVPVIGLFKDGHEGVFITPTLHHALAVAAAGAHVVALDGTRRPRPDGLTLAETIAGIRAGSGATVMADCGSLEDAIAAAAAGADLIGTTLAGYTGERPKIQGPDLELLEDIVAADLGVPVIAEGRIHTPAQARAALDAGAHAVVVGTAITHPATLTGWFLDALES from the coding sequence CTGTTGACAGCTTCCGATCTTGCCGCGCTGAAGGGCGCGCTGATCGTTTCCGCCCAGGCCTACCCCGGCGAACCCATGCGCGATCCGCGCACCATGGCCCAGGTTGCCGCCTCCGCGGTGATCGGCGGGGCCAAGGCGGTGCGCGTGCAGGGCCTGGCGGATATTTCAGCCACCCGTTCGGCGGTGCAGGTCCCGGTCATCGGCCTGTTCAAGGACGGGCACGAAGGCGTGTTCATCACCCCCACGCTGCACCACGCACTGGCAGTTGCCGCCGCCGGCGCCCACGTGGTGGCCCTGGACGGCACGCGGCGGCCGCGGCCCGACGGGCTCACCCTGGCCGAAACCATTGCCGGGATCCGCGCGGGCTCCGGTGCAACGGTGATGGCCGACTGCGGCTCGCTGGAGGACGCCATTGCCGCGGCGGCCGCCGGGGCGGACTTGATCGGCACTACGCTGGCCGGCTACACCGGGGAGCGTCCCAAGATCCAGGGCCCGGACCTGGAATTGCTGGAGGACATAGTAGCTGCGGACCTGGGCGTACCTGTCATCGCCGAGGGCAGGATCCACACCCCGGCCCAGGCCCGCGCGGCACTGGATGCCGGCGCGCACGCGGTGGTGGTCGGCACCGCCATCACCCACCCGGCGACCCTGACCGGCTGGTTCCTCGACGCCCTGGAATCATGA